From a single Cinclus cinclus chromosome 16, bCinCin1.1, whole genome shotgun sequence genomic region:
- the AP5Z1 gene encoding AP-5 complex subunit zeta-1 isoform X1, translating to MFTAAAESFLRQAREIQEEELRRFAARVSALLQGPEPGPEAVDGLQRLHLTVAATKYPRKLDGKFVELLQTMLCSPKSPEQIQVLCAAILREMSPCNHLILSCDEIQDTKLLSLVCSVLLAQENKGEVAAVGQRVVKVLERRLPEGQSARFLLPVLANVISLSPASLTEEQTNAVSKKLADWLRYASIQQGMAQPSGGFFSSPRTKQPAPVTEVDGTVATDFFTVLSVAQHYTQDQWLNVQTFSMLRNWLLCYGGKDLNTLNPDDKAGMDRSVTSMVPTAPRAGRLLPPRERLRDKAFEYCQRLIEQSNRRPLKKDDGDLQKACLIEAVTIMDIICKQDSSYVCRAVSFLKILHSRICGDATYARALLPIAQFFLNHSNLAAVDSDAVYKHLFTDIPAQLFHNPSLAFEFVQFCKDNSQLFTDSFSIFRQSFPNLFKFLAWNSPSLISEFVDLLPSLLDAGTATEIFHLLLDLPCLTAALDIQLRAAALPASEKAGGDPAGKPATCLEAFRHPLYKSMFQYLLRTTSAPQDAPESLVPLRQLLGSLAGSPRVVQCAETVPVLLELFFKVVAEFADGSLINQLVVLLLQRSDQLYEIPAFKEDVYRVLGSQLAVLCRLRPALLVELSTEILEFSGAVSNIQSKEAIFTHMAWAIGEYLSVSYDKRCTVEQITRFFETLEAVLFEVTQLRPQASTPSCAPCAISVLMATLTKLAARSQDLIPRVSMFLSKMRTFLQSPAVTSVYCEEDLEEILIRATELMNLLKMPSVAQFVFTPPLASTRFQREVNDSLPLALRMVTQFLEPAPGSMPV from the exons ATGTTCACGGCGGCTGCTGAGAGCTTCCTCAGGCAGGCGag GGAGATCCAGGAGGAGGAACTGCGGAGATTCGCCGCCCGCGTGTCCGCCCTGCTGCAGGGCCCCGAGCCGGGCCCCGAGGCCGTGgatgggctgcagaggctgcaccTCACCGTGGCCGCCACCAAGTACCCCCGCAA GCTCGATGGCAAGTTTGTGGAGCTGTTGCAGACAATGCTGTGCTCACCCAAAAGTCCTGAGCAGATTCAGGTGTTATGTGCTGCCATCCTGAGAGAGATGTCACCTTGCAATCATCTTATCCTCTCCTGTGATGAGATTCAAGATACAAAGCTCTTGAGCCTGGTATGCTCAGTCCTTCTGGCTCAG gaaaataaggGTGAAgtggcagctgtgggacagcGTGTTGTGAAAGTCCTTGAAAGAAGACTGCCCGAGGGTCAGAGTGCACGGTTCCTTCTTCCTGTCCTGGCAAATGTCATCAGCCTTTCACCAGCATCTCTAACAGAAG AACAGACCAATGCTGTCAGTAAAAAGCTGGCTGACTGGCTGAGGTATGCAAGCATTCAGCAAGGAATGGCTCAGCCCTCTGGAGGCTTCTTCTCCAGTCCCAGAACCAAACAG CCTGCTCCTGTCACAGAGGTGGATGGTACTGTTGCCACAGACTTCTTCACAGTGCTCTCAGTGGCTCAGCACTACACACAGGACCAGTGGCTCAACGTGCAGACCTTCTCCATGCTGAGAAACTGGCTGCTGTGCTATGGGGGCAAGGATCTTAACACCCTTAATCCAG ATGACAAAGCAGGAATGGACAGGTCTGTGACATCCATGGTCCCCACTGCACCCAGGGCTGGCCGGCTGCTTCCCCCCAGGGAGCGTCTGCGGGACAAAGCCTTCGAGTACTGCCAGCGCCTCATCGAGCAGAGCAACCGGC GACCCCTGAAGAAAGATGATGGAGACctgcaaaaagct tGTCTCATTGAGGCAGTGACAATCATGGACATCATCTGCAAACAGGACTCCTCCTACGTGTGCCGTGCTGTCTCCTTCCTGAAAATCCTGCACAGCAGGATCTGTGGGGATGCCACTTATGCCAGAGCACTGCTGCCTATTGCCCAGTTCTTCCTGAACCACA GCAACCTGGCAGCTGTGGACTCCGATGCCGTCTACAAACACCTCTTCACTGATAtcccagctcagcttttccacaacccatcaCTGGCCTTCGAATTTGTCCAGTTCTGCAAAGACAACAGCCAGCTCTTCACAGACTCCTTCAGCATATTCAGGCAGAGCTTCCCAAATCTCTTCAAG TTCCTGGCGTGGAACAGCCCATCTCTGATCTCTGAATTTGTGGACCTTCTCCCATCTCTGCTGGATGCAGGCACAGCCACTGAAATCTTCCATTTGCTGCTTGACCTGCCCTGTTtgacagcagctctggacaTCCAGCTGAG GgcagctgctcttcctgcctCTGAGAAGGCCGGGGGTGACCCAGCTGGGAAACCAGCCACGTGTCTGGAGGCCTTTCGCCATCCCCTCTACAAGAGCATGTTCCAGTATCTCCTCCGCACCACGTCTGCTCCCCAGGATGCCCCGGAGAG TCTGGTTCCACttcggcagctgctgggatccctGGCTGGCAGCCCAAGGGTGGTACAGTGTGCAGAGACTGTCCCTGTCTTACTGGAGCTCTTTTTCAAGGTGGTGGCAGAG TTTGCAGATGGGTCTCTGATAAACCAgctggtggtgctgctgctgcagaggagtGACCAGCTCTATGAGATCCCAGCGTTTAAAGAGGATGTGTACAG GGTGCTGGGCTCACAGCTGGCAGTACTCTGCAGGCTGcgccctgctctcctggtggAGCTATCCACAGAGATCCTGGAGTTCTCAGGAGCAGTCAGCAACATCCAGAGCAAGGAGGCCATCTTCACCCACATG GCGTGGGCTATCGGCGAGTATCTGTCGGTGTCCTACGACAAGCGCTGCACGGTGGAGCAGATCACACGGTTCTTCGAGACCCTTGAGGCTGTGCTCTTTGAGGTCACCCAGCTCCGGCCACaggccagcacccccagctgtgccccctgTGCCATCAGTGTCCTCATGGCCACCTTGACCAAGCTGGCAGCTCGCAGCCAGGACTTGATCCCCAG AGTGTCTATGTTCCTGTCCAAGATGAGGACATTTTTGCAGAGCCCTGCTGTCACCTCTGTTTACTGTGAGGAAGACCTTGAGGAGATCCTTATACGGGCAACTGAGCTCATGAACCTGCTGAAAATGCCCAGCGTGGCTCAGTTTGTGTTCACCCCACCCCTGGCCAGCACACGGTTCCAGAGGGAGGTGAATGACTCCCTCCCCTTGGCCCTGAGGATGGTTACCCAGTTCCTGGAGCCTGCTCCAGGCTCCATGCCAGTGTGA
- the AP5Z1 gene encoding AP-5 complex subunit zeta-1 isoform X2, whose product MFTAAAESFLRQAREIQEEELRRFAARVSALLQGPEPGPEAVDGLQRLHLTVAATKYPRKLDGKFVELLQTMLCSPKSPEQIQVLCAAILREMSPCNHLILSCDEIQDTKLLSLVCSVLLAQENKGEVAAVGQRVVKVLERRLPEGQSARFLLPVLANVISLSPASLTEEQTNAVSKKLADWLRYASIQQGMAQPSGGFFSSPRTKQPAPVTEVDGTVATDFFTVLSVAQHYTQDQWLNVQTFSMLRNWLLCYGGKDLNTLNPDDKAGMDRSVTSMVPTAPRAGRLLPPRERLRDKAFEYCQRLIEQSNRRPLKKDDGDLQKACLIEAVTIMDIICKQDSSYVCRAVSFLKILHSRICGDATYARALLPIAQFFLNHSNLAAVDSDAVYKHLFTDIPAQLFHNPSLAFEFVQFCKDNSQLFTDSFSIFRQSFPNLFKFLAWNSPSLISEFVDLLPSLLDAGTATEIFHLLLDLPCLTAALDIQLRAAALPASEKAGGDPAGKPATCLEAFRHPLYKSMFQYLLRTTNSSFAYSLVPLRQLLGSLAGSPRVVQCAETVPVLLELFFKVVAEFADGSLINQLVVLLLQRSDQLYEIPAFKEDVYRVLGSQLAVLCRLRPALLVELSTEILEFSGAVSNIQSKEAIFTHMAWAIGEYLSVSYDKRCTVEQITRFFETLEAVLFEVTQLRPQASTPSCAPCAISVLMATLTKLAARSQDLIPRVSMFLSKMRTFLQSPAVTSVYCEEDLEEILIRATELMNLLKMPSVAQFVFTPPLASTRFQREVNDSLPLALRMVTQFLEPAPGSMPV is encoded by the exons ATGTTCACGGCGGCTGCTGAGAGCTTCCTCAGGCAGGCGag GGAGATCCAGGAGGAGGAACTGCGGAGATTCGCCGCCCGCGTGTCCGCCCTGCTGCAGGGCCCCGAGCCGGGCCCCGAGGCCGTGgatgggctgcagaggctgcaccTCACCGTGGCCGCCACCAAGTACCCCCGCAA GCTCGATGGCAAGTTTGTGGAGCTGTTGCAGACAATGCTGTGCTCACCCAAAAGTCCTGAGCAGATTCAGGTGTTATGTGCTGCCATCCTGAGAGAGATGTCACCTTGCAATCATCTTATCCTCTCCTGTGATGAGATTCAAGATACAAAGCTCTTGAGCCTGGTATGCTCAGTCCTTCTGGCTCAG gaaaataaggGTGAAgtggcagctgtgggacagcGTGTTGTGAAAGTCCTTGAAAGAAGACTGCCCGAGGGTCAGAGTGCACGGTTCCTTCTTCCTGTCCTGGCAAATGTCATCAGCCTTTCACCAGCATCTCTAACAGAAG AACAGACCAATGCTGTCAGTAAAAAGCTGGCTGACTGGCTGAGGTATGCAAGCATTCAGCAAGGAATGGCTCAGCCCTCTGGAGGCTTCTTCTCCAGTCCCAGAACCAAACAG CCTGCTCCTGTCACAGAGGTGGATGGTACTGTTGCCACAGACTTCTTCACAGTGCTCTCAGTGGCTCAGCACTACACACAGGACCAGTGGCTCAACGTGCAGACCTTCTCCATGCTGAGAAACTGGCTGCTGTGCTATGGGGGCAAGGATCTTAACACCCTTAATCCAG ATGACAAAGCAGGAATGGACAGGTCTGTGACATCCATGGTCCCCACTGCACCCAGGGCTGGCCGGCTGCTTCCCCCCAGGGAGCGTCTGCGGGACAAAGCCTTCGAGTACTGCCAGCGCCTCATCGAGCAGAGCAACCGGC GACCCCTGAAGAAAGATGATGGAGACctgcaaaaagct tGTCTCATTGAGGCAGTGACAATCATGGACATCATCTGCAAACAGGACTCCTCCTACGTGTGCCGTGCTGTCTCCTTCCTGAAAATCCTGCACAGCAGGATCTGTGGGGATGCCACTTATGCCAGAGCACTGCTGCCTATTGCCCAGTTCTTCCTGAACCACA GCAACCTGGCAGCTGTGGACTCCGATGCCGTCTACAAACACCTCTTCACTGATAtcccagctcagcttttccacaacccatcaCTGGCCTTCGAATTTGTCCAGTTCTGCAAAGACAACAGCCAGCTCTTCACAGACTCCTTCAGCATATTCAGGCAGAGCTTCCCAAATCTCTTCAAG TTCCTGGCGTGGAACAGCCCATCTCTGATCTCTGAATTTGTGGACCTTCTCCCATCTCTGCTGGATGCAGGCACAGCCACTGAAATCTTCCATTTGCTGCTTGACCTGCCCTGTTtgacagcagctctggacaTCCAGCTGAG GgcagctgctcttcctgcctCTGAGAAGGCCGGGGGTGACCCAGCTGGGAAACCAGCCACGTGTCTGGAGGCCTTTCGCCATCCCCTCTACAAGAGCATGTTCCAGTATCTCCTCCGCACCAC TAACTCTTCTTTTGCCTATAGTCTGGTTCCACttcggcagctgctgggatccctGGCTGGCAGCCCAAGGGTGGTACAGTGTGCAGAGACTGTCCCTGTCTTACTGGAGCTCTTTTTCAAGGTGGTGGCAGAG TTTGCAGATGGGTCTCTGATAAACCAgctggtggtgctgctgctgcagaggagtGACCAGCTCTATGAGATCCCAGCGTTTAAAGAGGATGTGTACAG GGTGCTGGGCTCACAGCTGGCAGTACTCTGCAGGCTGcgccctgctctcctggtggAGCTATCCACAGAGATCCTGGAGTTCTCAGGAGCAGTCAGCAACATCCAGAGCAAGGAGGCCATCTTCACCCACATG GCGTGGGCTATCGGCGAGTATCTGTCGGTGTCCTACGACAAGCGCTGCACGGTGGAGCAGATCACACGGTTCTTCGAGACCCTTGAGGCTGTGCTCTTTGAGGTCACCCAGCTCCGGCCACaggccagcacccccagctgtgccccctgTGCCATCAGTGTCCTCATGGCCACCTTGACCAAGCTGGCAGCTCGCAGCCAGGACTTGATCCCCAG AGTGTCTATGTTCCTGTCCAAGATGAGGACATTTTTGCAGAGCCCTGCTGTCACCTCTGTTTACTGTGAGGAAGACCTTGAGGAGATCCTTATACGGGCAACTGAGCTCATGAACCTGCTGAAAATGCCCAGCGTGGCTCAGTTTGTGTTCACCCCACCCCTGGCCAGCACACGGTTCCAGAGGGAGGTGAATGACTCCCTCCCCTTGGCCCTGAGGATGGTTACCCAGTTCCTGGAGCCTGCTCCAGGCTCCATGCCAGTGTGA